The genomic window GATGAAAACCTGATGTCCTAACCACTAGACGATAGCGCCATATATTATATATCACTTTCTATTCTTTCTATTATCTCCCGTTTTTTATATGAATTATTTTTTAATTCATATTCTCTTTTTCGTGCCTGAGTTTTTGTATTATAAGCTTCATAGTAAACAAGCTCAATTGGAATTTTACTTTTTAAAGAACGTGTCTTCCCTTGATTATGATCCTTTATTCTCTGTCTAAGATCCTGTGTGTATCCAATATAGTAATATCGCTGACTTTTGCTTTTCAAGATATATACATAAAACATA from Candidatus Moraniibacteriota bacterium includes these protein-coding regions:
- a CDS encoding GIY-YIG nuclease family protein; this translates as MFYVYILKSKSQRYYYIGYTQDLRQRIKDHNQGKTRSLKSKIPIELVYYEAYNTKTQARKREYELKNNSYKKREIIERIESDI